A single window of Aspergillus puulaauensis MK2 DNA, chromosome 5, nearly complete sequence DNA harbors:
- a CDS encoding uncharacterized protein (COG:S;~EggNog:ENOG410PI6G;~InterPro:IPR029058), translating into MKKTLLLVFIHGFKGGDDTFGSFPQHIKGLLSRKLPSITVATLVYPKYETRGSLQETVNAFREWLQDQVIDLEVSNRTASPTVDPSVHVFLVGHSMGGIVAADTLSLLASEQPIPPRTSPQSSQYQSDGGSEDTAAAESTSLGESSTFMFPHIQGVFAFDTPYLGIAPGVVSYGAEGHYKNITSTYNAFSEVAGLFGYGANNTSSKKETPAPSNNANKSLPPRSDDDAAATPSWQRWGRYAMFAGAAGAVAAGGAAAMYSQRERLTDSWGWVSSHLSFVGCLARPADLRQRLAQLTQVRKDRGIRCVNFYTSLGKGASSLVENSTNFNETGGSQTPSFSSKIIRSKHRTFCTLPDRDEGQETSTSLGAGLEWIKAVNDRATDEIKAHTCMFLPKENPAFSELVNQACTAMTRSVDRSWYSTARGQTTYDDNNNHAHMPRPEKDRTHNQSETGTLDDDGDDDVVLVD; encoded by the exons ATGAAAAAAACTCTGTTACTGGTTTTTATCCACGGGTTCAAG GGCGGCGATGACACATTCGGTAGTTTCCCGCAGCATATTAAAGGGCTCCTTAGTCGTAAACTTCCCTCCATTACTGTGGCGACACTCGTCTACCCGAAGTATGAAACCCGAGGGAGTTTGCAGGAGACTGTAAACGCATTCCGAGAATG GCTCCAGGATCAAGTCATAGATTTGGAAGTATCCAACCGAACAGCCTCACCGACCGTTGATCCCTCCGTGCACGTCTTTCTCGTTGGTCATTCAATGGGCGGAATAGTTGCAGCAGATACGCTTTCACTCCTAGCTTCCGAGCAACCCATACCACCGAGAACCTCTCCGCAGTCATCACAATACCAGTCAGACGGAGGATCAGAGGACACCGCAGCTGCAGAGAGCACGAGTCTAGGGGAATCCAGTACATTCATGTTCCCCCATATCCAGGGAGTGTTTGCTTTCGATACCCCATACCTCGGCATCGCCCCCGGAGTTGTCTCGTACGGTGCTGAGGGCCATTATAAGAATATCACGTCCACATACAACGCATTCTCAGAGGTAGCTGGACTGTTTGGGTACGGAGCGAACAACACCTCTTCAAAAAAGGAAACACCAGCGCCTTCGAATAATGCCAATAAATCGTTACCCCCAAGATCGGATGACGACGCGGCAGCGACACCGTCCTGGCAGCGATGGGGACGGTATGCTATGTttgcaggcgctgcaggtgctgttgctgcgggAGGCGCTGCAGCCATGTATTCTCAACGGGAACGTTTGACCGATAGCTGGGGATGGGTATCTTCACATCTTTCATTCGTGGGATGTCTAGCACGACCGGCGGACCTTCGACAACGCCTTGCTCAGTTAACGCAGGTGCGCAAAGACCGAGGAATCAGATGCGTCAACTTCTACACCAGCCTAGGGAAGGGTGCATCATCCCTGGTGGAAAACAGCACCAATTTCAACGAGACAGGTGGCAGTCAAACACCATCATTCAGCTCCAAAATTATCCGCTCAAAGCATCGTACTTTTTGCACCCTGCCGGATAGAGATGAGGGCCAAGAAACGTCAACTAGCCTGGGTGCGGGACTGGAGTGGATCAAAGCCGTTAATGACAGGGCCACTGATGAGATCAAGGCCCATACCTGCATGTTTTTACCGAAGGAGAACCCGGCTTTTTCAGAGCTAGTGAACCAAGCATGCACGGCGATGACCAGGTCGGTTGATAGGTCTTGGTATAGTACCGCTCGGGGTCAAACAACATACGATGACAATAATAACCACGCGCACATGCCGCGGCCCGAGAAGGACCGAACCCATAATCAATCCGAAACCGGGACTCTGGATGATGACGGGGACGACGAcgtcgttctcgtcgactGA
- a CDS encoding uncharacterized protein (COG:S;~EggNog:ENOG410PHZP), which produces MASYENLPDPLHGLSPEGLNELEAFAQDGGPDLSDLRGYSIPRMSDTTPDRTMATEAYTSKLQQHLINNQIYPDVHMYLNRPPLLPPANFGGILRMLSCSRSSLHSSSSSKVDFDAFGQVNSRAANDQEVLNEVVPLIEGNHGPVDECGGYPFRNMSQITNKMLRPVKPDRFYGANGDTLDRTVCEG; this is translated from the exons ATGGCCTCTTACGAGAATCTACCGGATCCTCTCCACGgtctatctccagaaggCTTGAACGAACTGGAGGCTTTTGCCCAAGATGGAGGGCCAGACCTTTCTGATCTTAGAGGA TACTCTATTCCTAGAATGTCAGACACGACTCCCGACAGGACCATGGCAACTGAAGCGTACACAAGTAAACTGCAGCAACATCTGATCAATAACCAGATATACCCAGATGTGCATATGTATCTGAACAGGCCACCACTTCTTCCGCCGGCCAACTTTGGGGGTATTCTTAGGATGCTCTCCTGTTCTCGTTCCTCGCTCCACTCGTCAAGCTCTTCGAAGGTCGACTTTGATGCCTTCGGTCAGGTGAATAGTAGAGCTGCCAATGATCAGGAAGTATTAAATGAGGTAGTACCTCTGATTGAAGGTAACCATGGCCCCGTGGACGAATGTGGGGGCTATCCATTTCGAAATATGTCCCAAATCACGAATAAAATGCTACGGCCGGTCAAGCCAGATAGGTTCTATGGCGCGAATGGTGATACCCTTGACAGAACAGTTTGCGAGGGCTGA
- a CDS encoding putative quinol monooxygenase (COG:S;~EggNog:ENOG410PSS6;~InterPro:IPR011008,IPR007138;~PFAM:PF03992): MSSKEIYNIVKLVPKPGKFNEVAEAFKTLSKYVQENEPKTQIYFALQPQGPEEFVLVEKYTDSQNLKEHAATTPFKQFAKAIGGLLAQAPEIKRAAFVAGFDGRAKL; the protein is encoded by the exons ATGTCCTCCAAAGAAATCTACAACATCGTCAAACTTGTCCCCAAACCGGGCAAATTTAACGAG GTCGCCGAAGCATTCAAAACTCTCTCCAAATACGTCCAGGAAAACGAACCCAAGACCCAAATCTACTTTGCGCTTCAGCCGCAGGGGCCCGAGGAATTTGTCCTTGTTGAGAA ATACACTGATTCGCAGAATCTGAAGGAGCATGCCGCCACCACGCCGTTTAAGCAGTTCGCTAAGGCCATTGGGGGCTTGCTAGCTCAGGCGCCGGAGATCAAGAGAGCGGCGTTTGTTGCTGGGTTTGATGGGAGGGCGAAGCTTTGA
- a CDS encoding HIG1 domain-containing protein (COG:S;~EggNog:ENOG410PIQU;~InterPro:IPR040153,IPR007667;~PFAM:PF04588;~TransMembrane:4 (i20-38o50-69i117-136o148-168i)), which translates to MKLLTKEEEDAHYRQVVKGGSFGTALGLAGGYAGVMLATRRYSTIRNLTLPMKAFLVTSSGTFVGIIAADRSSRAFEMSQNQSRLWYENRKEQMHAEELQGMSFGDRALAWARQERYTIVGTTWLASMIGSFALVGRNPYLSGQQKLVQARVYAQGLTLAVLVASAAFEISERRRVRREIDARSAGAAAGATAAGAVAESKTKAEHGEQGQGDLWKEMVAAEEDRLKKKRQSLYEHHHEPGSASNKGTDAQSPSPVQKAEAEGAPSEQKQEQKSEEKKQK; encoded by the exons ATGAAGCTCCTtaccaaggaagaagaggacgccCACTACCG GCAAGTCGTCAAGGGCGGCTCCTTCGGTACAGCCCTCGGTCTAGCTGGTGGCTATGCAGGTGTTATGCTCGCTACCCGCCGCTACTCTACAATCCGCAACCTCACACTCCCCATGAAGGCCTTCCTCGTCACATCATCCGGAACATTCGTCGGTATCATCGCGGCTGACCGGTCCTCGCGCGCCTTCGAAATGTCTCAGAACCAGTCCCGCCTATGGTACGAGAACCGTAAGGAACAGATGCATgcagaggagctgcagggaatgAGCTTCGGCGATCGTGCCCTTGCGTGGGCTCGACAGGAGCGATACACAATTGTCGGTACTACGTGGCTTGCTTCCATGATTGGTAGCTTTGCTCTCGTCGGACGTAACCCTTATCTATCGGGCCAGCAGAAGTTGGTGCAGGCTCGTGTTTACGCCCAGGGTTTGACGCTTGCTGTGCTCGTTGCTAGTGCGGCGTTTGAGATTTCGGAGAGGCGCAGAGTCAGAAGGGAAATTGATGCTAGATCTGCGGGCGCGGCTGCGGGCGCTAccgctgctggtgctgtggCGGAATCGAAGACGAAGGCGGAACACGGCGAGCAAGGCCAGGGTGACCTTtggaaggagatggttgCAGCTGAGGAGGAtaggttgaagaagaagcgccagTCGCTTTACGAGCACCACCACGAGCCTGGCTCTGCGTCTAACAAGGGCACTGACGcgcaatctccttctccagtgCAAAAGGCCGAAGCGGAGGGAGCTCCGAGCGAGCAGAAGCAAGAGCAAAAGtccgaggaaaagaagcaaaagtGA
- the IWS1 gene encoding transcription factor SPN1 (BUSCO:EOG0926390Q;~COG:K;~EggNog:ENOG410PF9A;~InterPro:IPR017923,IPR035441;~PFAM:PF08711;~go_component: GO:0005634 - nucleus [Evidence IEA]) — MSASPEPTATATTPPIESKQDAEEAVQPPTPGAGDEADANESDAKPAQDKGGDENENDIDEHDLVGSDDESILSEVDEAQFEDFDPENVDIEDRPQLDIDEENLKLIGRHKRKRTGDEEGSSRRKKEGRRKKSRRHADDEEGGSDGDTGGRRRKPKKVEVEEDDETLDPATRRRRALDRAMDEAMKKPTKRRARKQDGIDLEQMADAEIEEMRKRMTHAAQMDAINRREGKPAMHKLKMLPEVVSLLNRNQYVNTLVDPEINLLEAVKFFLEPLDDGSLPAYNIQRDLLTALGKLPINKETLVASGIGKVVVFYTRSKRPEPGIKRMAERLLAEWTRPILQRSDDYSKRVYQEAEFDPTKITSRVKTVQENTAEARARELLPPRLANRARAEISHTSYTVVPRPTMVQESKFARPLGASGEDRFRRMRARQIAAAKGSGTRR, encoded by the exons ATGTCTGCGAGTCCAGAGCCAACCGCTACGGCGACCACCCCGCCGATCGAATCGAAGCAAGATGCAGAAGAGGCCGTGCAGCCGCCGACCCCAGGCGCAGGCGACGAGGCTGATGCCAACGAAAGTGACGCCAAACCGGCTCAAGATAAGGGGGGCGACGAAAACGAGAATGATATTGATGAACATGACCTCGTCGGCTCAGATGACGAGTCCATTCTCTCTGAAGTAGACGAGGCGCAGTTCGAGGATTTCGATCCTGAGAATGTGGATATTGAAGATCGTCCGCAATTGGATATCGATGAAGAGAACTTGAAGCTTATCGGGCGACACAAGAGAAAGCGGacaggagatgaagaggggTCATCTAGACGGAAGAAAGAAGGGcgacggaagaagagccggcGGCatgcggatgatgaagagggtgGAAGTGATGGTGACACTggagggaggcggaggaagcccaagaaggttgaggttgaggaggatgatgagacaCTTGATCCTGCTACGC GTCGACGGAGAGCCCTTGACCGTGCTATGgatgaggcgatgaagaagccaaCGAAGAGAAGGGCTAGGAAGCAGGATGGAATT GATTTGGAACAAATGGCAGATGccgagattgaggagatGCGCAAGCGCATGACCCATGCGGCCCAGATGGATGCCATCAACCGACGTGAAGGCAAACCAGCTATGCACAAGCTTAAGATGCTTCCTGAGGTCGTGTCGCTTCTCAACCGTAACCAATACGTTAATACCTTGGTCGACCCAGAAATCAATCTGCTGGAGGCAGTCAAGTTCTTCCTCGAGCCGCTAGACGATGGATCGCTTCCGGCCTACAATATCCAACGCGACCTGTTGACTGCATTGGGCAAGCTCCCGATCAACAAGGAAACGTTGGTTGCCAGCGGTATCGGTAAGGTGGTAGTGTTTTACACTCGGAGCAAGCGTCCAGAGCCCGGCATCAAGCGCATGGCCGAGCGATTGCTAGCTGAGTGGACGCGACCCATTCTCCAGCGCAGCGACGACTACTCCAAGCGAGTATACCAAGAAGCAGAGTTCGATCCTAC CAAAATCACATCGCGTGTCAAGACCGTCCAGGAGAATACTGCTGAGGCGCGCGCCCGCGAGCTCCTTCCTCCGCGCCTGGCGAACCGTGCGCGTGCTGAAATTTCACATACCAGCTACACCGTTGTTCCGAGACCGACAATGGTGCAAGAAAGCAAGTTTGCGCGACCGCTAGGAGCGAGTGGAGAAGATCGATTCCGTAGAATGCGGGCGCGCCAGATCGCAGCGGCGAAGGGCAGTGGCACGCGACGGTAG
- a CDS encoding putative nucleoporin (COG:U,Y;~EggNog:ENOG410PI8F;~InterPro:IPR024864,IPR025712;~PFAM:PF13874,PF18570;~go_component: GO:0005643 - nuclear pore [Evidence IEA]): MSLFGGQQAPGQSLSLFSNTGKSSPFGGGGTTGTGTGTGSLFGGGATTGTQQQQQQNTGGGGLFGSSTTTPQPQQSGGLFGSTTQQKPLFGQTQPQQPQQQQQQQTGTGLFGGPLGGGQEPQKPAGSLFGGNLGGTQQQQQQPQQQGSLFGGLGQTQQQQQQQGQQQSLFGGGGSLLGGGQQQGQQQQPQLGQSTQPQGSSLWSPGRAVTGVHRTVPMQMTIIKDKWDHNNRASPFRTYLYNNVGEDNAPFYQPGPQDDETKWEDALRSRPDSGYVPVSVHGFWELGKRAQRQMDFLTMMQQRLHEINNCLTELLSRHDLKISVKIADCRRKHLVLSKRCLSLAAKTQVLRNRGYAMDDAEEELKKKLAQLERSVFDPSLNGRGEEIWARMLAIREHSKRLQTEMERVGAGAAAQKEDDLDENTMKIAKKVLDDYHAQIQHLQKEMESVKKDFEEATKSLN, translated from the exons ATGTCGCTCTTTGGAGGCCAACAAGCGCCTGGCCAATCCCTGTCGCTCTTTTCGAACACGGGTAAATCCAGCCCCTTTGGCGGCGGTGGGACAACGGGAACAGGAACGGGGACAGGGAGCCTGTTCGGCGGAGGTGCAACCACGGGgacacagcagcagcaacagcaaaaTACAGGGGGAGGTGGTCTCTTTGGCTCGTCGACCACGACAccgcagcctcagcaaagTGGTGGACTTTTTGGGTCGACTACGCAGCAGAAGCCGCTCTTCGGACAAACGCAACCGCAgcaaccgcagcagcagcagcagcagcagacggGGACTGGCTTGTTTGGAGGGCCATTGGGGGGTGGACAGGAACCGCAGAAGCCTGCAGGAAGCTTGTTTGGTGGTAATCTAGGTGGaactcagcaacagcaacagcagcctcagcaacagGGAAGTCTTTTCGGAGGACTCGGCCAGacacagcagcaacagcaacagcaaggaCAACAGCAGAGTCTCTTCGGTGGCGGTGGTTCTTTACTGGGTGGTGGCCAACAGCAaggacaacagcaacaaccgcaGCTCGGACAGTCGACGCAACCCCAGGGATCGAGTCTATGGTCTCCGGGGCGCGCGGTGACGGGCGTTCACCGGACAGTTCCAATGCAAATGACCATCATCAAAGACAAGTGGGATCACAACAATCGGGCCTCTCCTTTCCGGACGTACCTGTACAATAATGTTGGAGAGGACAACGCACCCTTTTACCAACCGGGCCCGCAGGACGATGAGACAAAATGGGAGGATGCGCTACGGAGTCGACCAGACTCAGGCTATGTCCCTGTTTCAGTGCACGGATTCTGGGAACTCGGCAAGCGTGCACAGCGACAGATGGACTTTTTGACCATGATGCAACAGCGCCTGCATGAGATCAATAACTGCCTAACGGAGCTGCTTTCTCGACACGATCTGAAAATCTCAGTTAAGATCGCTGATTGCCGCCGGAAACATCTCGTCCTCAGCAAGCGATGCCTATCGCTCGCCGCCAAAACTCAGGTCCTCCGTAACAGGGGTTACGCCATGGAtgatgccgaggaagagttgaagaagaagcttgcGCAACTGGAGCGGTCTGTGTTCGATCCCTCGCTCAACGGCCGCGGTGAGGAAATCTGGGCTCGTATGCTGGCGATCCGGGAACACTCCAAACGACTACAGACGGAAATGGAACgtgttggtgctggcgctgcggcGCAGAAGGAGGATGACTTGGACGAGAATACGATGAAGATAGCTAAGAAG GTATTGGATGACTACCACgcccagatccagcatcTGCAAAAGGAGATGGAGTCCGTGAAGAAGGACTTCGAGGAAGCGACAAAGTCGCTTAACTAG
- a CDS encoding coiled-coil-helix-coiled-coil-helix domain-containing protein (COG:C;~EggNog:ENOG410PNJB;~InterPro:IPR010625,IPR016680;~PFAM:PF06747;~go_process: GO:0006120 - mitochondrial electron transport, NADH to ubiquinone [Evidence IEA]), producing the protein MSRRDPQFNQQNLYDPTPMPNGVPKVAEIGATSAPLTSAAYFIGDRCKAFNDDYMKCKDESNGRGEVECLKEGRKVTRCAASVIKDINTHCLQQFNTHWQCLENNNHRLWECRKDEVELNKCVFDQLGLKKTIPGTPENVTPVHLRPKQLYASFPGPQY; encoded by the exons ATGTCGCGGAGAGATCCTCA GTTCAACCAACAAAACCTCTACGACCCGACGCCTATGCCCAATGGCGTCCCTAAGGTTGCGGAGATTGGAGCTACTTCTGCGCCACTGACCAGCGCTGCTTACTTCATTGGAGACCGGTGCAAGGCATTCAACGATGACTACATGAAGTGCAAGGACGAGTCGAACGGGCGGGGAGAGGTTGAGTGTCTCAAGGAGGGCAGGAAGGTGACCCGCTGTGCGGCCAGTGT TATCAAGGATATCAACACGCACTGCCTCCAGCAATTCAACACTCACTGGCAGTGCCTGgagaacaacaaccaccgacTATGGGAATGCCGCAAGGATGAGGTGGAGTTGAACAAGTGTGTTTTTGACCAGCTG GGCCTCAAGAAGACTATCCCCGGAACCCCCGAGAACGTCACCCCCGTGCATCTCCGACCTAAGCAGCTGTATGCTTCTTTCCCCGGACCGCAATATTAA
- a CDS encoding acyl-CoA-binding domain-containing protein (COG:S;~EggNog:ENOG410PK4J;~InterPro:IPR014352,IPR035984,IPR000582;~PFAM:PF00887;~TransMembrane:1 (o354-376i);~go_function: GO:0000062 - fatty-acyl-CoA binding [Evidence IEA]) — translation MSDSVDRVFVHALNTVKRIPRTGTARPPATERLKLYGLYKQSMEGDVEGVMDRPVGNTADVYMECEKWDAWFAQRGISRTEAKRRYISTLVDTMHTYASQTAEARELVSELEFVWDQVKSNMSSSTASSPVQSTGFPSIPQPQSSYGSIGAQLAHHPEYQYLASTARGDSRLRVLSPVSQPDEIYQRRAARKSYDREQGSDQTVDDEDDVNLDEDEDEEEYAEAQANLYEDDEDEDEVSGVVEEDDDDEHGYTNHDPDGNRSRKRNRNRNHNGNDYHTPDPVPDPSAEEKGNVLYQGGMLMQQGKDDVDSRRWRRRVEQALTKMTAEIAAAREQLEARALSARRRSGVWAWLRWLVWVTLRQIIWDLAVLGMLLIWMRLRRDPRLEEQLKAGWSAVKTRLQGLKALRGMRRVYIPFP, via the exons ATGTCGGACTCAGTGG ATCGAGTTTTCGTCCACGCCCTCAACACCGTCAAACGCATCCCCCGAACCGGAACAGCGCGGCCGCCGGCCACGGAGCGGCTAAAACTCTATGGATTATACAAGCAGAGCATGG AGGGGGATGTCGAAGGGGTGATGGACCGACCTGTCGGGAATACAGCAGATGTTTATATGGAATGTGAGAAATG GGATGCGTGGTTCGCTCAACGTGGTATATCTCGCACAGAGGCCAAACGGCGATACATCTCAACCCTTGTTGACACAATGCACACTTACGCCTCACAAACTGCCGAGGCGCGCGAGCTCGTGTCCGAACTCGAATTCGTCTGGGATCAGGTCAAGTCGAATATGTCCTCCTCGACAGCGTCGAGCCCCGTACAATCGACTGGGTTTCCTTCAATACCACAGCCGCAGTCATCATATGGGAGCATCGGTGCGCAGTTAGCGCATCACCCAGAGTATCAGTATCTAGCGTCAACTGCGCGCGGGGACTCTCGCTTGCGTGTATTAAGCCCTGTTAGCCAGCCCGATGAGATTTATCAAAGGCGTGCGGCGCGAAAAAGCTACGACCGCGAACAAGGGTCGGACCAAACAgttgacgacgaagacgatgtaaATctagacgaggacgaagatgaggaggagtatGCCGAGGCTCAGGCCAATCTCtatgaggatgatgaggacgaagatgaagtaAGCGGcgtcgttgaagaagatgacgatgacgaacATGGATACACAAACCACGACCCAGATGGAAACCGGAGCCGGAAacgcaaccgcaaccgcaaccatAACGGTAATGACTACCACACTCCAGACCCAGTTCCAGACCCAAGCGCAGAGGAGAAGGGAAACGTTCTATATCAAGGAGGCATGCTAATGCAGCAGGGTAAAGACGATGTCGATAGCCGGCGATGGCGCCGCAGAGTCGAGCAGGCCTTGACCAAGATGACCGCCGAGATTGCCGCCGCCCGCGAACAGTTGGAAGCACGCGCCCTGTCTGCCCGTCGGAGATCAGGCGTCTGGGCCTGGCTACGATGGCTGGTCTGGGTGACCCTCCGGCAGATCATCTGGGACTTGGCTGTAttggggatgttgttgatctGGATGCGCTTGCGTCGGGATCCACGGCTCGAGGAGCAGCTGAAGGCCGGGTGGTCCGCCGTGAAGACCCGATTGCAGGGCTTGAAGGCTCTGAGGGGTATGAGGAGAGTATATATACCATTTCCTTGA
- a CDS encoding putative GABA permease (COG:E;~EggNog:ENOG410PHFY;~InterPro:IPR002293;~PFAM:PF00324,PF13520;~TransMembrane:12 (i23-43o63-94i115-140o152-173i180-199o219-239i260-282o314-340i361-381o387-408i429-452o458-479i);~go_component: GO:0016020 - membrane [Evidence IEA];~go_function: GO:0022857 - transmembrane transporter activity [Evidence IEA];~go_process: GO:0055085 - transmembrane transport [Evidence IEA]) translates to MPQDPSADEALARMGYKSELPRNLSMLSILGLSFAIMAAPYGLSTTLYITLTDGQSVSVLWGWVLVTLISIAIAASLAEICAVYPTAGGVYYWSAMLSTKEWAPMMSFIDGWLTLVGNWTVTLSITFGGAQLILSAISLWDESFVANEWQTILMFWAVIGTCALINVFCARWLDLINKVCIFWTASSVLVILVVLLSMADDRRNGEFVFGHYDASESGWPSGWAFFVGLLQAAYTLTGYGMVAAMSEEVQNPEREVPKAIVLSVVAAGITGLAYLIPILFVLPNVKMLLNVKSGQPVGLIFKTVTGSAGGGFGLLFLILGIMMFAGIGSLTAASRCTYAFARDGAIPGFRLWRKVNKRLDVPVWAIILSTAVISLLGLIYFGSTAAFNSFTGVATICLSTSYGLPIFISVIRGRKAVKNSGFSLGRFGYAINILTILWICLAVVLFCMPVSLPVDAASMNYASVVFAGFATISVTWYFAYARKHFTGPPVPMDQLEDTPGVVPGKPAVDPERASSGLVEEKR, encoded by the exons ATGCCTCAAGACCCCAGCGCCGACGAGGCCCTGGCCCGTATGGGCTACAAGAGCGAACTTCCCCGCAATCTCAGCATGCTGAGTATCCTCGGACT CTCTTTCGCAATCATGGCCGCGCCCTACGGTCTCAGTACGACCCTCTACATCACCCTAACAGATGGGCAATCCGTCTCCGTCCTCTGGGGCTGGGTCCTCGTGACCCTAATCTCAATCGCAATCGCCGCGTCCCTCGCGGAGATCTGCGCCGTCTACCCAACCGCCGGCGGCGTATACTACTGGAGCGCGATGTTGTCTACAAAAGAATGGGCGCCGATGATGTCATTTATCGACGGGTGGTTGACCCTTGTCGGGAACTGGACGGTGACGCTGAGCATCACTTTTGGCGGGGCGCAGTTGATCCTCAGTGCGATTTCGCTGTGGGATGAGTCGTTTGTTGCGAATGAATGGCAGACCATTCTCATGTTTTGGGCGGTGATTGGGACTTGTGCTCTGATTAATGTGTTTTGTGCGAGATGGTTGGATCTCATTAATAAGGTATGTATCTTTTGGACGGCGTCCAGTGTGCTAGTTattttggtggtgttgttgagtaTGGCGGATGATAGGAGGAATGGGGAGTTCGTCTTTGGACACTATGATGCGAGTGAGAGTGGGTG GCCGTCTGGGTGGGCTTTCTTCGTTGGATTACTGCAGGCCGCATATACCTTGACTGGCTATGGTATGGTGGCTGCGATGAGTGAGGAGGTCCAGAACCCCGAGCGTGAGGTTCCGAAAGCAATTGTACTATCTGTTGTAGCTGCTGGTATCACTGGACTGGCCTACTTGATTCCAATCTTGTTTGTGCTGCCGAATGTCAAGATGCTTCTTAATGTCAAGAGTGGACAACCGGTCGGGCTGATTTTCAAGACCGTGACAGGCTCAGCAGGAGGCGGGTTCGGCCTACTCTTCCTGATTCTAGGCATCATGATGTTTGCAGGTATCGGCTCCCTGACGGCGGCTAGCCGATGCACATACGCCTTTGCGCGTGATGGTGCCATCCCCGGATTCCGACTGTGGAGGAAAGTCAATAAGAGACTAGACGTCCCTGTATGGGCAATCATCCTCTCAACAGCAGTCATATCCCTGCTCGGTCTGATCTATTTTGGCTCAACCGCAGCATTCAACTCCTTCACAGGCGTTGCCACCATCTGTCTATCAACGTCGTACGGGCTCCCGATTTTCATCTCCGTGATCCGTGGCCGAAAAGCAGTCAAGAACTCCGGCTTTTCGCTCGGTCGGTTCGGATACGCCATCAACATCTTGACCATCCTATGGATTTGTTTGGCTGTGGTGTTGTTCTGCATGCCGGTTTCACTTCCTGTCGATGCGGCCTCGATGAACTATGCGAGCGTGGTGTTTGCAGGCTTCGCGACTATTAGTGTTACCTGGTACTTTGCGTATGCGCGGAAACACTTCACTGGCCCGCCGGTCCCTATGGATCAGCTTGAGGATACACCTGGGGTTGTCCCGGGGAAGCCAGCAGTGGACCCGGAGCGGGCGAGTTctgggctggtcgaggaaAAACGGTAG
- a CDS encoding uncharacterized protein (TransMembrane:2 (n17-25c33/34o49-73i82-99o)) — translation MKKEEPKAKAEMMKDQWFFVFLCSTRKSRIVSCANTPSHFLIPPEFPLFPVATWLFLTLTSLLSSLPSCPIWLPSSPQFRPLPLFSSSILALIFVHRGTGMLQRAR, via the coding sequence ATGAAAAAAGAGGAACCAAAAGCAAAAGCAGAGATGATGAAAGATCAATGGTTTTTTGTGTTTCTCTGTTCTACGAGAAAATCACGAATTGTCTCATGTGCCAATACACCTTCCCATTTTTTGATACCCCCCGAATTCCCATTGTTCCCTGTTGCTACTTGGCTGTTCCTTACTCTTACCTCCCTCCTGTCGTCCCTCCCCTCATGTCCCATTTGGCtaccctcctccccccaatTCAGACCCTTacccctcttctcttcttctatATTGGCGCTCATCTTTGTCCATAGAGGAACTGGCATGTTGCAACGTGCTCGCTAG